A single region of the Nocardioides sp. W7 genome encodes:
- a CDS encoding MFS transporter, translating to MTTTTPAPSGTYSSLRAAWIPLAALCLAFFVEMVDNTLLSIALPTIGRDLGSGTTALQWVTGAYSLTFGGLLLTAGSIADRFGRRRVLLAGLAVFGLLSLSVVFVTTAGELIALRAALGVAAAAMAPITNSLVFRLFDDKALRMRAMTLMIVVGMSGFVLGPLLGGTALAHVRWEWLLVVNAPIALIACVGVRLGVPADRPEDLTKDTLDLPGALLSITTIGLACYSLTSGVEHGWLSAITLGSIVGAVAAGAAFVGHERRTASPMLDLRLFSNGTVRGAAIAQVGTSIAMASVMFGLIFHFQYAYGWSPVRAGLANLPIIVTMIAATPVSEWLARRFGHRVACLVGAACLAGSLAGLSWGVDHGYPAIAVSMVVMTVGLRTVMTICAVALIDAMPSNRTSIGAALNDTAQEVGSSVGTAVVGTLIAALVTTQLPTGAWSSPLVASFFHGERITYAVLAVVVGLLAAGGALTLTNSRATEEPG from the coding sequence TTGACCACCACGACTCCCGCACCGTCGGGCACCTACTCGTCCCTGCGCGCGGCGTGGATCCCCCTCGCTGCCCTGTGCCTGGCGTTCTTCGTCGAGATGGTCGACAACACGTTGCTGTCGATCGCGCTGCCGACGATCGGCCGCGACCTCGGCAGCGGCACGACCGCGCTGCAGTGGGTCACCGGGGCGTACTCGCTGACGTTCGGCGGACTCCTGCTCACCGCGGGGTCGATCGCCGACCGGTTCGGACGTCGGCGGGTGCTGTTGGCGGGGCTCGCCGTCTTCGGCTTGCTGAGCCTGTCCGTCGTCTTCGTGACGACGGCGGGCGAGCTCATCGCGCTGCGCGCCGCGCTCGGTGTCGCCGCCGCGGCGATGGCGCCCATCACCAACTCGCTGGTCTTCCGGCTCTTCGACGACAAGGCGCTGCGGATGCGCGCGATGACCCTGATGATCGTGGTCGGGATGTCCGGGTTCGTCCTCGGTCCGCTGCTCGGCGGCACCGCACTGGCCCACGTGCGGTGGGAGTGGCTGCTCGTCGTCAACGCGCCGATCGCGCTGATCGCCTGCGTCGGTGTCCGGCTCGGCGTGCCCGCCGACCGGCCCGAAGACCTGACCAAGGACACACTCGACCTGCCCGGTGCCCTGCTCAGCATCACCACCATCGGTCTCGCGTGCTACTCGCTCACCAGTGGCGTCGAGCACGGCTGGCTCTCGGCGATCACGCTCGGCTCGATCGTCGGCGCCGTGGCTGCCGGCGCGGCGTTCGTGGGGCACGAGCGTCGTACCGCCTCACCGATGCTGGACCTCCGCCTGTTCTCCAACGGCACCGTCCGGGGCGCCGCCATCGCGCAGGTCGGGACGTCGATCGCGATGGCCAGTGTGATGTTCGGGCTGATCTTCCACTTCCAGTACGCCTACGGCTGGAGCCCCGTTCGGGCAGGTCTGGCGAACCTGCCGATCATCGTGACGATGATTGCTGCCACCCCGGTCTCCGAGTGGCTCGCGCGACGGTTCGGCCACCGCGTGGCCTGCCTGGTCGGCGCGGCCTGCCTGGCCGGCTCCCTGGCCGGACTCTCGTGGGGTGTCGACCACGGGTATCCCGCCATCGCCGTCTCCATGGTGGTGATGACCGTAGGACTGCGCACCGTCATGACCATCTGTGCCGTCGCGCTCATCGACGCGATGCCGAGCAACCGGACCTCGATCGGCGCTGCACTCAACGACACCGCACAAGAGGTCGGCTCCAGCGTCGGCACCGCCGTAGTCGGGACCCTGATCGCCGCCCTGGTCACCACCCAGCTCCCGACAGGCGCCTGGAGCAGCCCCCTCGTCGCGTCCTTCTTCCACGGCGAACGGATCACCTACGCCGTGCTCGCCGTCGTCGTCGGCCTGCTCGCCGCGGGCGGTGCACTCACGCTCACCAACTCCCGGGCAACCGAGGAACCCGGCTGA
- a CDS encoding FAD-dependent oxidoreductase codes for MTGRRVVVVGGGLIGLSIARALTERGVSDVLVLERHSLASGGTGKSSGIVRSHYGVPSIAAMAWRSLPTFERLGAEVGFRQVGYSVIVGAENADPLRANTAMHQGLGIEVDLIDPDRLQELWPMMAVEDVALASYEPRGGFADATQLALHFGQQARARGAKVRQHTPVARIRTEGDRVSGVVLESGEEVDADQVIVASGWWSKKLLAELGVDFPVEAYRSELLIVDAGEPLPDLPVVSDLVSLQYCRLEGSGQFLVGNSDHGDFAPKLVDPDAYSNIASEASIEKYAEKVLHRFPGFPEPSVTHTYAGVYDVPPDWNPVIAPVGGVEGLILAAGFAGHGFKISPAVGDLVADLVLEGDSTDPDVPASDFRLERFAEGRPLSSLHPYVGAGEMR; via the coding sequence ATGACCGGTCGGCGCGTGGTCGTCGTCGGGGGCGGGCTGATCGGGCTCTCGATCGCCCGGGCCCTCACCGAGCGGGGCGTGAGCGACGTCCTCGTGCTCGAACGGCACAGCCTGGCCAGCGGCGGGACCGGCAAGTCGAGCGGGATCGTGCGCTCCCACTACGGCGTGCCGTCGATCGCCGCGATGGCCTGGCGCAGCCTGCCGACCTTCGAGCGCCTCGGTGCCGAGGTCGGCTTCCGGCAGGTCGGCTACTCCGTCATCGTCGGGGCGGAGAACGCAGACCCCCTGCGGGCCAACACCGCGATGCACCAGGGGCTCGGCATCGAGGTCGACCTGATCGACCCCGACCGGCTCCAGGAGCTGTGGCCGATGATGGCGGTCGAGGACGTCGCCCTGGCGTCGTACGAACCCCGTGGCGGGTTCGCCGACGCCACCCAGCTGGCCCTCCACTTCGGCCAGCAGGCCCGCGCCCGGGGCGCGAAGGTCCGGCAGCACACGCCCGTCGCCCGGATCCGGACCGAGGGCGACCGGGTGTCCGGGGTGGTCCTGGAGAGCGGCGAGGAGGTCGACGCGGACCAGGTGATCGTGGCCTCGGGGTGGTGGTCCAAGAAGCTGCTCGCCGAGCTCGGCGTCGACTTCCCGGTGGAGGCCTACCGCTCCGAGCTGCTGATCGTCGACGCCGGTGAGCCGCTGCCGGACCTGCCGGTGGTCTCGGACCTGGTCAGCCTGCAGTACTGCCGGCTCGAGGGCTCGGGCCAGTTCCTGGTCGGCAACAGCGACCACGGCGACTTCGCCCCGAAGCTGGTGGACCCGGACGCCTACTCGAACATCGCCTCCGAGGCCAGCATCGAGAAGTACGCCGAGAAGGTCCTGCACCGCTTCCCGGGCTTCCCCGAGCCGTCGGTCACCCACACCTACGCCGGCGTGTACGACGTACCGCCGGACTGGAACCCGGTGATCGCGCCGGTGGGCGGCGTCGAGGGCCTGATCCTGGCCGCCGGGTTCGCCGGCCACGGGTTCAAGATCAGCCCCGCCGTCGGTGACCTGGTGGCCGACCTGGTGCTCGAGGGCGACAGCACCGACCCCGACGTACCGGCCTCGGACTTCCGCCTGGAGCGGTTCGCCGAGGGCCGGCCGCTGAGCAGCCTGCACCCGTACGTCGGCGCGGGGGAGATGCGGTGA
- a CDS encoding allantoate amidohydrolase, translating to MSDTVAGLLAEIADVGRDPQRGGYSRLVHSSAEHELREWFVAHAERRGLEVEVDRNGAIWAWHAPGGSRDDAVVTGSHLDSVPGGGAYDGPLGVVAALVAVDLLRERGALGERPLAVTVFPEEEGSRFGVACLGSRLMTGAISPDRARALTDVDGRTFAEVVAAGGLDPERLGPDREALGRMAAFVEVHVEQGRGLVDLDRPIAVASSILGHGRWRVSITGEGNHAGTTLMADRRDPMVATGRLVAAIRDLARRHPGARATVGRLVPTPGGTNVIASRVDAWVDVRHPDDVVTNVVVEQIREAASLLAAEEGCAATMVEESFSPTVDFDAGLRDSLAATLGDAPVLGTGAGHDAGILKDHVPTAMLFVRNPTGVSHAPGEHVDDADAEEGAGALADALEHLLQLGADSRT from the coding sequence GTGAGCGACACCGTCGCCGGCCTGCTGGCCGAGATCGCGGACGTCGGGCGCGACCCGCAGCGTGGGGGCTACTCCCGGCTGGTGCACTCCTCGGCCGAGCACGAGCTGCGGGAGTGGTTCGTCGCGCACGCCGAGCGCCGGGGCCTGGAGGTCGAGGTCGACCGCAACGGTGCGATCTGGGCCTGGCACGCGCCCGGCGGCTCGCGCGACGACGCCGTCGTCACCGGCAGCCACCTGGACTCGGTGCCGGGTGGTGGCGCGTACGACGGTCCCCTCGGCGTCGTCGCCGCGCTCGTGGCCGTCGACCTGCTGCGCGAGCGCGGGGCGCTGGGGGAGCGGCCGCTGGCCGTCACGGTGTTCCCCGAGGAGGAGGGCTCGCGCTTCGGCGTGGCCTGCCTGGGGTCCCGGCTGATGACCGGGGCGATCAGCCCCGACCGCGCCCGCGCCCTGACCGACGTCGACGGGCGCACGTTCGCCGAGGTCGTCGCGGCCGGCGGGCTGGACCCGGAGCGTCTCGGGCCCGACCGTGAGGCGCTCGGCCGGATGGCGGCCTTCGTGGAGGTGCACGTGGAGCAGGGGCGGGGGCTGGTCGACCTGGACCGCCCGATCGCCGTCGCGTCCTCGATCCTGGGGCACGGCCGCTGGCGGGTCAGCATCACCGGCGAGGGCAATCACGCCGGCACCACGCTGATGGCGGACCGCCGCGACCCGATGGTGGCGACCGGGCGGCTGGTGGCGGCGATCCGCGATCTCGCGCGCCGGCACCCCGGGGCGCGGGCCACGGTCGGCCGCCTGGTCCCCACCCCGGGCGGGACCAACGTCATCGCGTCCCGCGTCGACGCGTGGGTCGACGTACGCCACCCCGACGACGTCGTCACCAACGTCGTGGTGGAGCAGATCCGCGAGGCGGCGAGCCTGCTCGCGGCCGAGGAGGGCTGCGCCGCGACGATGGTCGAGGAGTCGTTCAGCCCGACGGTCGACTTCGACGCCGGCCTGCGCGACTCGCTGGCGGCCACGCTCGGGGACGCACCGGTGCTCGGCACCGGCGCCGGGCACGACGCCGGGATCCTCAAGGACCACGTGCCGACCGCCATGCTCTTCGTCCGCAACCCCACCGGGGTCTCCCACGCGCCGGGTGAGCACGTCGACGACGCCGACGCCGAGGAGGGCGCCGGCGCGCTCGCGGACGCGCTGGAGCACCTGTTGCAGCTCGGGGCCGACTCCCGGACCTGA
- a CDS encoding chlorophyllase: protein MTTARALPGLATPRPIVSAKPVAIPAPHRGQDLHVRISAPAAGRDLPIIVFAHGFGSSLEAYGPLTDYWAAHGFVVVQPTFLDSRTVNLAADDPRTPDIWRLRVEDVKLVLDQLDLVETSLPGLAGRLDRSRIAAAGHSFGGQTAGNLLGLKVLEPDGTGGEDLSDARIKAGVLLATAGEGGKNLTPFAAEHLPFMQASFGHMSTPALIVAGDRDDSPLTVRGPDWCADPYHLSPGEKSLLTLIDAEHSLGGIAGYEAAETTDENPERVALVQRVTLAYLRSVLGLDDTGWAKVRAELAANHPSGRLESK from the coding sequence ATGACCACCGCTCGCGCGCTCCCCGGACTCGCCACCCCACGACCCATCGTCTCGGCGAAACCGGTGGCGATCCCCGCACCTCACCGCGGCCAGGACCTGCACGTGCGCATCTCCGCACCCGCCGCCGGCCGCGACCTGCCCATCATCGTGTTCGCGCACGGATTCGGGTCGTCGCTGGAGGCGTACGGGCCCTTGACCGACTACTGGGCGGCCCACGGATTCGTCGTGGTCCAGCCGACCTTCCTCGACTCCCGGACTGTGAACCTGGCTGCGGACGACCCCCGCACGCCGGACATCTGGCGGCTCAGGGTCGAGGACGTGAAACTGGTCCTGGACCAGCTCGATCTCGTCGAGACCTCGCTCCCCGGTCTGGCCGGACGGCTCGACCGGTCGCGCATCGCTGCGGCGGGCCACTCCTTCGGTGGTCAGACGGCCGGCAACCTGCTGGGCCTCAAGGTGCTCGAACCTGACGGCACGGGCGGCGAGGATCTCTCCGATGCCCGCATCAAGGCCGGCGTGCTGCTCGCCACGGCGGGGGAGGGTGGCAAGAACCTGACCCCGTTCGCCGCCGAGCACCTGCCCTTCATGCAGGCCAGCTTCGGGCACATGTCGACGCCCGCCCTGATCGTCGCCGGGGACCGGGACGACTCGCCGCTCACCGTGCGCGGTCCCGACTGGTGTGCCGATCCTTACCACCTGAGCCCCGGCGAGAAGAGCCTGCTGACGCTCATCGACGCCGAGCACTCGCTCGGTGGCATCGCGGGTTACGAGGCTGCGGAGACGACCGATGAGAACCCCGAGCGCGTGGCCCTGGTCCAGCGGGTCACACTGGCCTACCTGCGCAGCGTGCTCGGTCTCGACGACACGGGATGGGCGAAGGTACGTGCCGAGCTCGCCGCGAATCACCCGTCGGGACGGCTCGAGTCGAAGTAG
- a CDS encoding MarR family winged helix-turn-helix transcriptional regulator gives MLDYLARMGRRAAEALPDTLRPRHVIALEVISEQGPLGQRGLAEALRLDPSNVVGLLNELEEHELVTRRRDPADRRRHIVEISSKGTRELTEATTRFGHIEDQLFSTLSPQERRTLHTLLSRAVGAVSREHRDT, from the coding sequence ATGCTCGACTACCTCGCCCGCATGGGCCGGCGAGCAGCTGAGGCACTGCCGGACACGCTCCGGCCCCGGCACGTCATCGCGCTCGAGGTCATCAGCGAGCAAGGCCCCCTGGGACAGCGAGGACTGGCCGAGGCCCTGCGGCTCGACCCCAGCAATGTCGTGGGCCTGCTCAACGAGCTGGAGGAGCACGAGCTCGTGACGCGGCGGCGGGATCCGGCGGACCGCCGCCGCCACATCGTCGAGATCTCCAGCAAGGGCACGCGCGAGCTCACCGAGGCAACGACCCGGTTCGGACATATCGAGGATCAGCTCTTCTCGACCCTGAGTCCCCAGGAACGACGGACCCTGCACACCCTGCTGTCCCGTGCCGTCGGTGCCGTGTCCCGAGAGCATCGCGACACGTGA
- a CDS encoding acyl-CoA dehydrogenase family protein: MTSPEQTKRLAAIDALAQGFRDRARRYDDEAIFPTENFTELHEAELLALTLPEKWGGPGLWTEGGFAEYYELIEHLASIDAPTAQLFQVHSHAIGMLAHAATDAQMEKYVVPIARAGELVASVGSESVPGKNNLGTSTSQLVRNEQGQWVLNCTKHFASLGPGASHYVIWLAMPGTEEYDHRTIAVLVPRDVPEVELIDNWDVLGMRSTVSWAVKVTDYVLPDDAIFGEPGWWETDDTRTFTLAFAANHLGAARGALEFTIDWVRERPQLATSELIQFQLGELAAKVSSARAALFDAAAVWDSGQRSEGEFRGVHALTVAKQVALEVTQRCLDVCGSRSMFKSYPLERFYRDTRAFSLHYRVDNYTRNLGASLLAQGFSVNGNGGLTPVEA, from the coding sequence ATGACCTCCCCCGAGCAGACCAAGCGTCTTGCCGCGATCGACGCCCTCGCCCAGGGCTTCCGCGACCGGGCCCGTCGCTACGACGACGAGGCGATCTTCCCGACCGAGAACTTCACCGAACTGCACGAGGCCGAGCTGCTGGCGCTCACCCTCCCCGAGAAGTGGGGCGGCCCGGGGCTGTGGACCGAGGGCGGCTTCGCCGAGTACTACGAGCTCATCGAGCACCTGGCGAGCATCGACGCTCCGACCGCGCAGCTGTTCCAGGTGCACTCCCACGCCATCGGCATGCTCGCCCACGCGGCCACGGACGCGCAGATGGAGAAGTACGTCGTCCCGATCGCCCGCGCCGGCGAGCTGGTCGCCTCCGTGGGCAGCGAGTCCGTGCCCGGCAAGAACAACCTCGGCACGTCGACCAGCCAGCTGGTGCGCAACGAGCAGGGGCAGTGGGTGCTCAACTGCACCAAGCACTTCGCCTCGCTGGGCCCGGGCGCCTCGCACTACGTCATCTGGCTGGCCATGCCCGGCACCGAGGAGTACGACCACCGCACCATCGCCGTCCTGGTGCCGCGCGACGTCCCCGAGGTCGAGCTCATCGACAACTGGGACGTCCTGGGGATGCGCTCCACGGTCAGCTGGGCGGTCAAGGTCACCGACTACGTGCTGCCCGACGACGCGATCTTCGGCGAGCCCGGCTGGTGGGAGACCGACGACACGCGCACGTTCACGCTCGCGTTCGCGGCCAACCACCTCGGCGCGGCTCGCGGCGCCCTCGAGTTCACGATCGACTGGGTGCGCGAGCGTCCGCAGCTGGCCACCAGCGAGCTGATCCAGTTCCAGCTCGGCGAGCTGGCCGCGAAGGTCTCCTCGGCGCGCGCCGCGCTCTTCGACGCCGCCGCCGTGTGGGACTCCGGACAGCGCTCGGAGGGCGAGTTCCGGGGCGTGCACGCGCTGACCGTGGCCAAGCAGGTCGCCCTGGAGGTGACCCAGCGCTGCCTCGACGTCTGCGGCTCGCGCTCGATGTTCAAGAGCTACCCGCTGGAGCGCTTCTACCGCGACACCCGCGCGTTCTCGCTGCACTACCGGGTGGACAACTACACCCGCAACCTCGGCGCCTCGCTGCTCGCCCAGGGGTTCTCGGTCAACGGCAACGGCGGCCTGACCCCCGTCGAGGCCTGA
- a CDS encoding flavin reductase family protein, producing the protein MTLMTTDTDPATLRAAYASFPTGVTAVCAELEGELVGMAASSFTAVSLDPPLVSVCVMHGSRTWQRLQEATRLGVSVLAADQGAACRALGAKEGDRFVGVDTAVTPEGAVLVRGAGVWLDCEVQGHLPAGDHEIVLLRVLGLDVDTLREPLVHLAGGFRDLTPRAPRRVETLTAVAAAAAREGALS; encoded by the coding sequence ATGACACTCATGACGACCGACACCGATCCGGCCACCCTGCGGGCCGCGTACGCCAGCTTCCCGACCGGGGTGACCGCGGTCTGCGCCGAGCTCGAGGGGGAGCTGGTCGGCATGGCGGCCAGCTCCTTCACGGCGGTCTCGCTGGATCCGCCGCTGGTCTCGGTGTGCGTCATGCACGGCTCGCGAACCTGGCAGCGGCTGCAGGAGGCGACCCGGCTGGGAGTCAGCGTGCTGGCTGCCGACCAGGGCGCCGCCTGCCGGGCCCTGGGCGCGAAGGAGGGCGACCGGTTCGTGGGCGTCGACACCGCGGTGACCCCCGAGGGGGCGGTGCTCGTCCGGGGTGCCGGCGTCTGGCTGGACTGCGAGGTCCAGGGGCACCTGCCCGCGGGCGACCACGAGATCGTGCTGCTGCGGGTGCTCGGGCTCGACGTCGACACCCTGCGGGAGCCGCTGGTCCACCTGGCCGGCGGCTTTCGCGACCTGACCCCGCGCGCCCCGCGCCGGGTCGAGACCCTCACCGCGGTGGCCGCCGCCGCGGCCCGTGAAGGAGCACTGTCATGA
- a CDS encoding Pls/PosA family non-ribosomal peptide synthetase, with protein MPDPADPTAPLLRGDQAPPARTLVDVFRATVDQAADEPAVDAGTGALTYAELAEAADGLAAELNALGVGRGDKVGVRVGSGTTDLYVAILGVLLAGAAYVPVDADDPDERARLVFGEADVAAVVGNDLAITARRSGPAREPEDPGLDDDAWVIFTSGSTGTPKGVAVTHRNAAAFVDAESRMFLQDEPLGVGDRVMAGLSVAFDASCEEMWLAWRYGGCLVPAPRALVRSGIDVGPWLVANRVTVVSTVPTLVALWPAEALARVRLLIMGGEACPPELVARLIAPGREVWNTYGPTEATVVACGALLTGEAPVPIGLPLDGWDLAVVDADGRHVAPGETGELIIGGVGLARYLDPVKDAEKYAAMPSLGWDRAYRSGDLVVFEPAGLLFGGRADDQVKLGGRRIELGEIDSALLQLPGVHGAAAAVRRSAAGNQLLVGYVAVDASFDRARSLELLRRDLPAALVPRVAVVDQIPTRTSGKVDRDALPWPLPTAADTGATSLGGTETWVAELWLEVLGASVRGREDDFFDLGGGSLTAAQMVSRLRTRYPEVVVGDLYEQPTLGGLAAYLDGMAEAGPTSDRTVPVVPLKTQAGQVAALLGLRALAGPRWLTWAAIGCQTLDLMGLEWLPTLHPPLLGLAVLLFVAPMGRMLLAATGARLLLNGIEPGEHPRGGKVHLRLWLATRVADELGATSLAGAPYMTWYARLLGASVGPDVDLHSLPPVTGFLTLGKGCSVEPEVDLTGHWIDGDVLHLGPVRIGARARVGARSMLVPGAVVGAGAEVAPGSAVFGTVPEGEFWSGAPAARVATDARGPWHSRPVNRSSWVAAYAVVALLLSSLPVAAVVAGLAVPLLLDRPDGYADALGLLAWLPVSTVVGLLVLAFLVWAVVRVAGLAIRTGVHPVRSAPALAVWTTVRVLDEARTWLFPLYSSQLTAGWLRALGARVGRDVEASTVLMIPSLTQVGAQAFLADDTLIGGYELGGGWLRVERVKIGKRAFVGNSGMAAPGRKVPKASLVAVLSAAPRRKVATAGESWLGSPPAPLRRVSQDTDAARTYQPPRRLKVARGFVELCRLVPVMAALALAAVSTVTLVAVADAAGPLISLVLAGPVLAAGGIVAALVTVAAKWLLVGRVRPGDHPLWSSFVWRNELADTFVEVLAAPWFARAVAGTPLLNVWFRAMGARIGRGVWCETYWLPETDLVDLGDGATVNQGSVVQTHLFHDRLLSLDSVVLRRGATLGPNSVILPAATLGRHATVGPVSLVMRGESVPDKTTWIGNPIGPWVSRS; from the coding sequence GTGCCTGACCCCGCCGATCCCACCGCGCCCCTCCTGCGGGGCGATCAGGCTCCGCCCGCCCGCACCCTCGTGGACGTCTTCCGGGCGACGGTCGACCAGGCGGCCGACGAACCGGCGGTCGACGCCGGCACCGGCGCACTGACGTACGCCGAGCTGGCCGAGGCCGCCGACGGACTGGCCGCCGAGCTGAACGCGCTGGGAGTCGGACGCGGCGACAAGGTCGGGGTCCGGGTCGGCTCGGGCACCACCGACCTGTACGTCGCCATCCTCGGCGTGCTGCTCGCGGGCGCGGCGTACGTCCCCGTCGACGCCGACGACCCTGACGAACGAGCCCGACTGGTCTTCGGGGAGGCCGACGTCGCGGCCGTCGTGGGCAACGACCTCGCGATCACCGCCCGGCGGTCGGGTCCGGCCCGCGAGCCGGAGGACCCGGGTCTGGACGACGACGCGTGGGTCATCTTCACCTCCGGCTCGACCGGCACCCCCAAGGGCGTTGCGGTGACCCACCGCAACGCCGCGGCCTTCGTGGACGCGGAGTCCCGGATGTTCCTCCAGGACGAGCCGCTCGGCGTGGGTGACCGGGTGATGGCCGGCCTGTCCGTGGCCTTCGACGCCAGCTGCGAGGAGATGTGGCTCGCCTGGCGGTACGGCGGCTGCCTGGTGCCGGCACCTCGCGCCCTGGTCCGCAGCGGCATCGACGTCGGCCCGTGGCTGGTGGCCAACCGGGTCACCGTGGTCTCGACGGTGCCGACCCTGGTGGCGTTGTGGCCGGCCGAGGCGCTGGCGAGGGTGCGGCTGCTGATCATGGGCGGCGAGGCCTGCCCGCCCGAGCTGGTCGCGCGACTGATCGCGCCCGGACGCGAGGTCTGGAACACCTACGGCCCCACCGAGGCCACCGTCGTCGCCTGCGGCGCGCTGCTGACCGGCGAGGCACCGGTGCCGATCGGCCTGCCGCTGGACGGCTGGGACCTGGCCGTCGTCGACGCCGACGGACGTCACGTCGCCCCGGGCGAGACCGGCGAGCTGATCATCGGCGGCGTCGGACTGGCCCGCTACCTCGACCCCGTCAAGGACGCCGAGAAGTACGCCGCGATGCCGTCCCTCGGCTGGGACCGCGCCTACCGCTCCGGCGACCTGGTCGTCTTCGAACCCGCGGGGCTGCTGTTCGGCGGCCGCGCGGACGACCAGGTCAAGCTCGGCGGCCGGCGGATCGAGCTGGGCGAGATCGACAGCGCCCTGCTGCAGCTGCCCGGCGTGCACGGAGCCGCCGCGGCGGTCCGGCGGAGCGCGGCCGGAAACCAGCTGCTCGTCGGCTACGTCGCCGTCGACGCCTCCTTCGACCGGGCCCGGTCGCTGGAGCTGTTGCGCCGCGACCTGCCCGCGGCGCTGGTCCCGCGGGTGGCGGTGGTCGACCAGATCCCGACCCGCACATCGGGCAAGGTCGACCGTGACGCCCTGCCCTGGCCGCTGCCGACCGCTGCGGACACCGGTGCCACGAGTCTCGGCGGCACCGAGACCTGGGTCGCCGAGCTCTGGCTGGAGGTGCTCGGCGCGAGTGTCCGCGGCCGGGAGGACGACTTCTTCGACCTCGGTGGCGGCAGCCTGACCGCGGCACAGATGGTCTCCCGGCTCCGCACCCGCTATCCCGAGGTCGTGGTCGGCGACCTCTACGAGCAGCCGACCCTCGGCGGGCTCGCGGCGTACCTCGACGGCATGGCCGAGGCGGGACCGACCAGCGACCGCACCGTGCCGGTGGTGCCGTTGAAGACCCAGGCCGGGCAGGTCGCCGCGTTGCTGGGGCTGCGGGCGCTGGCCGGGCCGCGCTGGCTGACCTGGGCCGCGATCGGCTGCCAGACCCTCGACCTGATGGGCCTGGAGTGGCTGCCGACCCTGCACCCGCCCCTGCTCGGCCTCGCGGTGCTGCTCTTCGTCGCGCCGATGGGCCGGATGCTGCTCGCGGCCACCGGCGCCCGGCTGCTGCTGAACGGCATCGAGCCCGGCGAGCACCCGCGAGGCGGCAAGGTGCACCTGCGGCTGTGGCTGGCCACCCGCGTCGCCGACGAGCTCGGCGCCACCTCGCTCGCGGGCGCGCCCTACATGACCTGGTACGCCCGGCTCCTCGGTGCCAGCGTCGGACCCGACGTCGACCTGCACAGCCTGCCGCCGGTGACCGGCTTCCTGACCCTCGGCAAGGGCTGCTCGGTCGAGCCGGAGGTCGACCTGACCGGTCACTGGATCGACGGCGACGTGCTGCACCTCGGGCCGGTGCGGATCGGCGCGAGAGCCCGCGTCGGAGCGCGCTCGATGCTGGTCCCCGGCGCGGTCGTGGGCGCGGGCGCCGAGGTCGCGCCCGGCTCCGCCGTCTTCGGAACCGTGCCCGAGGGCGAGTTCTGGTCCGGTGCTCCAGCCGCCCGGGTCGCCACCGACGCCCGCGGTCCGTGGCACTCGCGGCCCGTCAACCGGAGCAGCTGGGTCGCGGCGTACGCCGTCGTCGCGCTGCTGCTCTCCTCACTCCCGGTCGCGGCGGTCGTCGCCGGGCTCGCCGTGCCGCTGCTGCTCGATCGCCCGGACGGGTACGCCGACGCCCTCGGGCTGCTGGCCTGGCTGCCGGTCTCCACGGTGGTCGGCCTGCTGGTACTGGCCTTCCTCGTGTGGGCCGTGGTCCGAGTCGCCGGGCTGGCGATCCGCACCGGCGTCCATCCCGTCCGCAGTGCCCCCGCTCTCGCGGTGTGGACGACCGTCCGGGTGCTCGACGAGGCACGGACCTGGCTGTTCCCGCTCTACTCCTCCCAGCTCACCGCCGGGTGGCTGCGTGCGCTCGGCGCCCGGGTCGGACGCGACGTCGAGGCCTCGACGGTGCTGATGATCCCGTCGCTGACCCAGGTCGGCGCCCAGGCGTTCCTCGCCGACGACACCCTGATCGGCGGCTACGAGCTCGGCGGCGGGTGGCTGCGGGTGGAGCGGGTCAAGATCGGCAAGCGGGCCTTCGTCGGCAACTCCGGCATGGCCGCCCCGGGACGCAAGGTCCCCAAGGCCTCGCTGGTCGCGGTGCTCTCCGCGGCACCTCGCCGCAAGGTCGCGACGGCCGGCGAGTCCTGGCTCGGCAGCCCGCCCGCCCCCCTGCGCCGGGTCAGCCAGGACACCGACGCGGCCCGCACCTACCAGCCCCCGAGACGGCTGAAGGTGGCCCGCGGGTTCGTCGAGCTGTGCCGGCTGGTCCCGGTCATGGCCGCCCTCGCCCTGGCCGCGGTCAGCACCGTCACCCTGGTCGCGGTCGCGGACGCCGCCGGGCCGCTGATCAGCCTGGTGCTCGCCGGGCCGGTGCTGGCCGCGGGTGGAATCGTCGCCGCCCTGGTCACGGTCGCCGCGAAGTGGCTGCTCGTCGGCAGGGTCCGCCCCGGCGACCACCCGCTGTGGAGCTCGTTCGTGTGGCGCAACGAGCTGGCCGACACCTTCGTCGAGGTGCTCGCCGCGCCGTGGTTCGCCCGGGCCGTCGCCGGCACCCCGCTGCTCAACGTGTGGTTCCGCGCCATGGGCGCACGGATCGGTCGCGGCGTGTGGTGCGAGACCTACTGGCTGCCCGAGACCGACCTGGTCGACCTCGGCGACGGCGCCACGGTCAACCAGGGCAGCGTGGTGCAGACCCACCTGTTCCACGACCGGCTGCTCAGCCTCGACTCGGTCGTCCTTCGACGCGGCGCGACCCTCGGTCCGAACAGCGTGATCCTCCCCGCGGCGACGCTGGGCCGCCACGCTACGGTCGGTCCCGTGTCGTTGGTGATGAGGGGCGAGTCGGTGCCCGACAAGACGACCTGGATCGGCAACCCCATCGGGCCGTGGGTGTCCCGCTCGTGA